A region from the Nostoc sp. HK-01 genome encodes:
- a CDS encoding heat shock protein DnaJ-like protein gives MPTQDENYKNLVDSLKYASTLLNLESTSKLYHDINSLCNYLTNPNFRIAVFGPFNHGKSTLLNAILGTRTLPIDLIPTTGAAITVKYGSNVRTRIILTDNTEVYRNGTEILQQFAILDGNRQMRKDVVSVEVFSPHTFLETGVEFLDLPGTNDRDEQDNLVREQLLGADLVVQLLDARKLMTLGERENLRDWLLDRNIKTVIFVANFLNLLEPEEQQQVQSRLRFVAESFRAELPPGFSNLYRVDALPALRARLKGDVSAASSSGLVAFETALQNIVGILQQNRGSVRLPRVQAIASQIQLSLKNKIDPIANEVKEFNDKQTAKIEIKQKAKSLIYQGFNTSVSELHDWLSLSKLLAKYQADAAVALAENNFKSWQIGKLKKDLTDLQLPIMKWLYQAYDFFKEERPEDLLIPFPPEPQITLPPKSDNNELLSEPGAVAVGGGIGWLLGGPVGAAVVGSISYILNKNIQKQEEKSVNESYHQQVAKICINVTEDYFSQFSNQALSILSVFELQAEKVIYFQVPEESPEITKKHAELRQLQQGFNQLLSELEKAKIATKYQLYQETPKVIQPQQKSHRQQEQVYTRPPQPENNAKTTEKKVEPPKQQVYSPPPKTAPSPNPAEVEAKFRNWEMDEEIAWMKAQMGSPGFQNNKQQTNQNTQATKAPQSQTEKDKITRAYKILGVPQDAPFADIKHAYKTLVKKWHPDLFVNQPQMQKQAQEKMRLFNEAYTVLSNKN, from the coding sequence ATGCCAACCCAAGATGAAAATTATAAAAATTTAGTAGATTCTCTTAAATATGCGTCTACATTACTAAACTTAGAAAGTACATCAAAACTGTATCACGATATAAATTCACTCTGCAATTATCTAACTAACCCAAACTTCAGAATTGCCGTATTTGGCCCCTTTAATCATGGAAAATCAACCTTACTAAATGCCATCTTAGGGACGCGCACATTACCAATTGATTTAATTCCTACCACAGGCGCAGCCATTACTGTGAAATATGGTAGTAATGTAAGAACTCGTATCATATTGACAGATAATACAGAAGTTTATCGCAATGGTACAGAAATTTTACAACAATTTGCGATTCTTGATGGCAACAGACAGATGCGGAAAGATGTGGTGTCTGTCGAAGTATTTTCTCCCCATACTTTTTTAGAAACTGGTGTAGAGTTTCTTGATTTACCAGGAACGAATGATAGAGATGAACAAGATAATTTAGTTAGAGAACAATTACTTGGTGCAGATTTAGTTGTGCAATTACTAGATGCACGTAAGTTGATGACTTTAGGTGAACGAGAAAATTTACGCGATTGGTTATTAGATAGAAATATTAAAACTGTTATTTTTGTGGCGAATTTTCTCAACTTACTAGAACCAGAAGAACAACAACAAGTGCAAAGTCGTCTGCGGTTTGTTGCAGAAAGTTTCCGTGCTGAATTACCACCAGGATTCAGTAATTTATATCGTGTGGATGCTTTACCTGCTTTACGCGCCAGGTTAAAAGGTGATGTGAGTGCGGCGAGTAGTAGCGGCTTAGTGGCGTTTGAAACTGCACTACAAAATATTGTGGGTATTTTACAACAAAATCGGGGTAGTGTGAGGTTGCCGAGAGTGCAGGCGATCGCATCCCAAATTCAATTATCATTAAAAAATAAAATTGACCCTATTGCTAACGAAGTTAAAGAGTTTAATGACAAACAAACTGCCAAAATAGAAATTAAACAAAAAGCCAAAAGTCTTATATATCAAGGGTTTAATACTAGTGTTTCTGAATTACATGATTGGTTATCTTTATCAAAATTACTAGCTAAATATCAAGCTGATGCAGCTGTTGCATTAGCAGAAAATAATTTTAAATCTTGGCAAATAGGTAAACTCAAAAAAGACCTGACAGATTTACAGTTACCTATAATGAAATGGCTATATCAAGCTTATGATTTTTTTAAAGAAGAACGTCCCGAAGATTTATTAATCCCTTTCCCTCCAGAACCACAAATTACTTTACCGCCTAAGTCAGATAATAATGAACTGTTAAGTGAACCGGGAGCAGTCGCGGTAGGTGGTGGAATTGGTTGGTTATTAGGTGGGCCAGTAGGTGCTGCTGTAGTTGGGAGTATTTCATATATTTTAAATAAGAATATTCAAAAGCAAGAAGAAAAATCAGTTAACGAATCATATCATCAACAAGTTGCTAAAATTTGCATAAATGTAACTGAAGATTATTTCTCTCAATTTAGTAATCAAGCCTTATCAATATTATCTGTATTTGAACTCCAAGCTGAAAAAGTAATTTACTTTCAAGTACCTGAAGAATCTCCAGAAATAACTAAAAAACATGCTGAATTACGACAACTGCAACAAGGATTTAATCAATTACTGAGTGAGTTAGAAAAGGCTAAAATTGCTACTAAATATCAACTTTATCAAGAAACCCCAAAAGTTATTCAACCTCAACAAAAATCTCATCGACAGCAAGAACAAGTTTATACTCGTCCCCCACAACCGGAAAATAACGCCAAAACTACTGAGAAAAAAGTTGAACCTCCCAAACAGCAAGTTTATTCACCACCACCAAAAACTGCACCTTCACCCAATCCCGCAGAGGTAGAAGCGAAGTTTCGCAACTGGGAAATGGATGAAGAAATTGCGTGGATGAAAGCTCAAATGGGTTCTCCTGGTTTTCAAAATAACAAGCAGCAGACAAATCAAAATACCCAAGCAACTAAAGCACCCCAAAGCCAAACTGAAAAAGATAAAATTACTCGCGCCTATAAAATTTTAGGTGTACCACAAGATGCTCCGTTTGCTGATATCAAACATGCTTATAAAACTTTAGTAAAAAAATGGCATCCAGACTTATTTGTTAACCAACCCCAGATGCAAAAACAAGCGCAAGAAAAAATGCGGTTGTTTAATGAAGCCTATACAGTCTTATCTAATAAAAATTAG
- a CDS encoding dynamin family protein, producing the protein MSNQVLTDQFLRDLERVAQVRSDISTHLNNLAETITKAELAGDSSSGKLSLERNIEDIALASKNLRQGVFRLLVLGDMKRGKSTFLNALIGENLLPSDVNPCTAVLTILRYGPEKKVTIHFNDGKNPQQLDFQSFKYKYTIDPAEAKKLEQEKKQAFPDVDYAIVEYPLALLEKGIEIVDSPGLNDTEARNELSLGYVNNCHAILFVMRASQPCTLGERRYLENYIKGRGLSVFFLINAWDQVKESLIDPDDTEELQAAEDRLRQVFKANLADYCYVDGQDIYDERVFELSSIQALRRRLKNSQADLSGTGFPEFMSAINTFLTRERAIAELRQVRTLARQACNHTHEAIARRIPLLDQDVDELKKRIESVEPEFNKLTDIRDQFQTEIINTRDTQARTISESFRSYVLNLGNTFETDFLRYQPELNLLDFLSNGKREAFNNALQKAFEQYITDKSAAWTLTAEKDIDAAFKKLSHSAAQYGASYNKITDEITEKLTGQKVHVNAHTSTEEDKSPGWAKWAMGLLSLTKGNLAGVALAGAGFDWKNILLNYFTVIGIGGVITAVTGVLLGPIGFALLGLGVGFLQADQARKELVKTAKKELVRYLPQVAHEQSQTVYNAVKECFESYEKEVSQRINDDITSRKSELDNLVKQKQTREINRETELKRLKTLQEDVIAQLQKIEASYSSLLAYYS; encoded by the coding sequence ATGAGTAATCAAGTACTAACTGACCAATTTCTTAGAGATTTAGAGCGAGTAGCCCAAGTACGTTCTGATATTTCTACACATTTGAATAATCTGGCTGAAACAATTACCAAAGCAGAGTTAGCTGGAGACTCTTCATCAGGCAAACTGAGCTTAGAACGTAATATTGAAGATATTGCATTAGCGAGTAAAAATCTGCGTCAAGGTGTGTTTCGCCTTTTAGTGTTAGGCGATATGAAGCGCGGTAAAAGTACATTCTTAAATGCTTTAATTGGGGAAAATCTTTTACCGAGTGATGTTAATCCTTGTACTGCTGTATTAACAATTTTACGCTACGGCCCCGAGAAGAAAGTTACTATTCATTTTAATGATGGTAAAAATCCGCAACAGCTAGATTTTCAGAGTTTCAAGTATAAATATACTATTGACCCAGCAGAAGCCAAGAAATTAGAACAAGAGAAAAAACAAGCATTTCCTGATGTTGATTACGCTATTGTGGAGTATCCTTTAGCATTACTCGAAAAAGGAATTGAAATTGTTGATAGTCCTGGATTGAATGATACCGAAGCGCGGAATGAATTATCTTTAGGTTATGTCAATAACTGTCATGCAATTTTATTTGTCATGAGAGCTTCGCAGCCTTGTACTTTAGGAGAAAGACGCTATTTAGAAAATTATATTAAAGGTCGAGGTTTATCTGTTTTCTTTTTAATCAATGCTTGGGATCAAGTAAAAGAATCATTGATTGACCCTGATGATACAGAAGAATTGCAAGCCGCAGAAGATAGACTCAGACAAGTATTTAAAGCAAATTTAGCTGATTATTGTTATGTAGATGGTCAAGATATTTATGATGAGCGAGTATTTGAGCTTTCGTCAATTCAAGCACTCAGACGACGATTGAAGAATTCCCAAGCTGATTTGAGTGGGACTGGCTTTCCAGAGTTTATGAGTGCTATTAATACTTTTCTTACCAGAGAACGGGCGATCGCAGAACTCCGTCAAGTAAGAACTTTAGCCAGACAAGCCTGTAACCATACCCACGAAGCCATAGCTAGACGCATACCTTTACTCGACCAAGATGTAGACGAATTAAAAAAACGCATTGAGTCAGTAGAACCAGAGTTTAACAAACTCACCGATATCCGCGATCAATTTCAAACAGAAATCATCAACACTAGAGATACTCAAGCACGAACAATATCAGAATCGTTTCGCAGCTATGTTTTAAATCTTGGTAATACATTTGAAACTGATTTTTTACGCTATCAACCAGAACTAAATCTGTTAGATTTTCTTAGTAATGGTAAACGTGAAGCTTTTAATAATGCACTACAAAAAGCCTTTGAACAATACATTACCGATAAATCTGCGGCTTGGACTTTAACTGCTGAGAAAGATATTGATGCAGCATTTAAAAAATTATCTCACAGTGCTGCACAATATGGTGCATCATACAACAAAATTACAGATGAAATCACCGAAAAACTCACAGGACAAAAAGTTCATGTTAACGCTCATACTTCCACAGAAGAGGATAAATCTCCAGGCTGGGCAAAATGGGCAATGGGATTGTTATCTTTAACAAAAGGTAATTTAGCTGGAGTAGCATTAGCTGGCGCTGGATTTGACTGGAAAAATATCCTGCTGAATTACTTTACTGTAATTGGCATTGGCGGTGTAATTACAGCAGTCACAGGGGTTTTACTTGGGCCAATTGGCTTTGCATTACTCGGTTTAGGTGTAGGCTTTTTGCAAGCAGATCAAGCACGTAAAGAGCTAGTTAAAACTGCCAAAAAAGAGTTAGTGAGATACTTACCCCAAGTCGCGCATGAACAATCACAAACTGTCTACAATGCAGTTAAAGAATGTTTTGAATCTTACGAAAAAGAAGTAAGCCAACGCATTAACGATGATATTACTTCTCGCAAATCCGAATTAGATAATTTAGTCAAGCAGAAACAAACACGCGAAATTAATCGGGAGACTGAGCTAAAACGCTTAAAAACCTTGCAAGAAGATGTGATAGCTCAATTGCAAAAAATAGAAGCATCTTATAGTAGTTTGCTCGCTTACTATAGTTAA
- a CDS encoding cysteine synthase A gives MDIKNGFIGTVGNTPLIRLNSFSEETGCEILAKAEFLNPGGSVKDRAALYIIEDAEEKGLLKPGGTVVEGTAGNTGIGLAHICNAKGYKCLIIIPNTQSQEKIDALTALGAEVRPVPAVPYKDPNNYVKLSGRVAAELDNAIWANQFDNLANRRAHYETTGPEIWTQTDGKIDGWVAATGTGGTFAGVALYLKSKNPAIKCVVADPLGSGLYSYIKTGEIHLEGNSITEGIGNSRITANMEGAPADDAIQIDDTEALRVVYQLLRKDGLLMGGSTGINVAAAVALAKQLGPGHTIVTILCDSGSRYQSRIFNSEWLASKGLSVN, from the coding sequence ATGGACATTAAAAACGGCTTTATTGGCACAGTAGGTAATACACCTTTAATTCGGTTAAACAGTTTTAGTGAAGAAACAGGATGCGAAATTCTGGCTAAAGCAGAGTTTCTTAACCCTGGTGGTTCCGTTAAAGACCGCGCCGCACTGTATATCATTGAAGATGCGGAAGAAAAAGGTTTGCTCAAACCCGGTGGTACTGTAGTTGAGGGAACCGCAGGTAACACTGGTATTGGACTGGCGCATATTTGCAACGCCAAAGGCTACAAATGCTTAATTATCATTCCTAATACCCAGTCTCAAGAAAAAATCGATGCACTAACAGCATTAGGCGCGGAAGTTCGGCCTGTTCCCGCTGTTCCCTATAAAGACCCAAATAACTACGTCAAGCTATCTGGTAGAGTTGCTGCTGAGTTAGACAATGCCATTTGGGCGAATCAGTTTGATAATTTAGCTAACCGTCGCGCCCACTACGAAACCACTGGCCCAGAAATTTGGACACAGACAGATGGTAAAATAGACGGATGGGTAGCGGCAACTGGTACAGGTGGAACCTTTGCTGGTGTTGCATTGTACCTAAAATCAAAAAATCCGGCGATTAAATGTGTTGTTGCTGATCCTCTAGGTAGTGGACTTTACAGCTATATCAAAACTGGTGAAATCCATTTAGAAGGTAATTCTATTACTGAAGGTATTGGTAACAGTCGAATCACAGCAAATATGGAAGGCGCACCTGCTGATGATGCTATCCAAATAGATGACACAGAAGCTTTGCGCGTCGTTTACCAATTGCTACGGAAAGATGGCCTTTTGATGGGTGGCTCAACAGGTATTAATGTGGCGGCGGCTGTTGCTTTGGCAAAACAATTAGGCCCTGGACATACGATTGTTACGATCCTCTGTGATAGTGGTTCCCGCTATCAATCACGCATATTTAACAGTGAGTGGCTGGCCTCTAAAGGGTTATCAGTAAATTAG